Sequence from the Gammaproteobacteria bacterium genome:
TCGGCAAGCAGCAGCTGCTCAGCAGCATGATTCGCGGCAACCCAAGCACCGGAAGAGGCGGGATGTCACTGAGCTGGAGCATGCCCAATGACAGCGGCACCCTGTTCTACTCGGTTTCGCTCTGGCACGGCTATGGCGAAAGCCTGATCGACTACAACCACTCGGTGACACGCCTGTCGTTCGGAATCATGCTGTCGCGCTAAAGGCAACAGCAAGGCCACACAAGGGTCGTGCGAAATCCGAACCGGCGCGGCTTGATCCAGTGCGCTGGGGAAGGACACTGCGAATCTTCGCGTGGCTCACGCCAAAGCGGCACACCGGCACATCATCGGTGCCGGTCGCGTGTCGAACCGCTTGGCGGATCGCCGGCGTCGTGGTGGCATTCGGCGCGCCGATGCACATGTGAATGCCGTGGCGGAAGCTGGAGGTAACGCACGCGTTGTCGCGCTTGGGATCGAAGGCCGGCGGCTCGCTGCGCACGCGCCGCTGCCGCTTCGGCGACATCGCTGACATCACCGCCACCCGGCGTTCGGGGAGCAGCTTGTCGTCTTAGGCGTAAGGGTCCATCAGCACTTCGCAGACTGTTTCTTGGCCGCTGAGCAACAGAAGTTTGGGTAGGCCAGCAACGGCGTTACCGGCTGCGCGTTGAGCAGGTTGAAGGCGGTCTTCGCGGCGGCTTCCAGCCTGCACCAGATCTCCTCCAGGCATTTCGCCTGAAGTCATTTGGTCCTTTCGGCTAGTCATCGATTAGAAATGAATGGGCAAGTTTTAGGCCGGTCCGTTGACAGTACAACGGCAACAATTGATCATAAGGACTAATTAATAGGTCCCGTCAGTCGAATGCGGGCCGCATGGGGGAGGATCGGGGATGGAGACTCGGTCGGTTCGGTTTCGTTCGGTCCCGCATTGGATAGTGTTTCTGCTCGCCGCTTGCGGCAGCAGCCCCGCGCCGTCGCCGGTACTGCCTGACGTGCCGCCGCCCGGCCGTTGCGCCGACTACCGCGACGGCTATAGGAACGTCTACTACGGCGACTTGCACGTGCACACGCGCATGTCGCTGGATGCCTATTTCTTCAGCGGCGTCAACGGCCCGCGCGAAGCGCACCGGTTCGCGCGAGGCGAGGCGGTCGGCCTGCCGGCGATCGGTTCCGACGATCCGTTCACGGCCGGGCGCGAGGCGCGCATCGACCGGCCGCTGGACTTCGTCGCGATCACCGACCATGCGGAGTTCATCGGCGGCCCGGCGGCGGTGTGCGATCCGACCGCCGGCACGCAGCAGTTGTGCGACACGCTGCTCGGCCAGCGTGCGCGCGCGGACGTGGTCGGCATCGCGGCCGGGGACACCTCGACCCTGAACCAGCTGATCGTGTCCCTCGGGGACGCGTTGCCAAGCGATTACCTGCTATGGGGCGAGATCAAGCGCATCAACGACCAGGAATACGAGCCCTGTGAATACACGAGCCTGCACGGCTACGAATACACGCCCAACGAGCTGTCGCAGATGGTCCACCGCAACGTGGTCTTTCGCGGTGCTGCGGACTCGGTCCCGGACACCGTGTTCAGCGCCGGCGCACTGACGGCCGCGCTGCTGCCCGAGAACGGAAACGACGATTGGGCCTTGTTCGACCACCTGCAGTCTGCTTGCATCGATCGACCCGATTGCGACGTACTGACGATCGCGCACAACAGCAACGCCAGTGACGGCCGCTATTTTCTCGGCCGCGAGGCCAATGCCGGCGACTTCTCGGTGGTCGGCGATCTGTCGGGCGTGCCTCTGGGCCGCAAGATTCCGCAGACCGACATCTACTACCCGATGACCGAGGCCGACGCACGGCTGCGCAACAATGTCGAGAAATCATTCGAGATGATGCAGCACAAGGGTCAGTCGGAATGTGCGGCGGGGCTCGAAGGCCGCTATCTCGCCGCTGACGAGGAGCTGGACCCGGCCTGCGGCTTCGAGGTCTGGAAATCGGTCTGCTCGGGCCGTCCCGAAGATCCGCCGAGCTGCGCTGAATA
This genomic interval carries:
- a CDS encoding cytochrome P450, translating into MSPKRQRRVRSEPPAFDPKRDNACVTSSFRHGIHMCIGAPNATTTPAIRQAVRHATGTDDVPVCRFGVSHAKIRSVLPQRTGSSRAGSDFARPLCGLAVAFSATA